The bacterium genome has a segment encoding these proteins:
- the pilO gene encoding type 4a pilus biogenesis protein PilO, with amino-acid sequence MSRRERVMLIVAVVLLGAIVFKYLIYDPKEAEHATLVAARDAAADELARDERIVARAEQARAEYERLRSYIATVEQKLPQQKEIPALLTSMERYTGKVGVVFQSIRPGPLTAVGAPSSSGQAQKPGAGAGQAGSAAQGSTTARQVPYSSMPVDLSIQGTFAQTVEYLRGLRNFPRLVIVDAIALTPQKFPQLGVTIRAEIYTTGTPSGQVGDAH; translated from the coding sequence ATGAGTCGCCGCGAACGCGTCATGTTGATCGTCGCCGTAGTGCTTCTCGGCGCGATCGTCTTCAAGTATCTGATTTACGATCCGAAGGAGGCGGAGCACGCGACGCTGGTCGCCGCCCGCGATGCGGCGGCCGACGAGCTGGCCCGGGACGAGCGCATCGTGGCGCGCGCCGAGCAGGCCCGGGCGGAGTACGAGCGCCTGCGGAGCTACATCGCCACGGTCGAGCAGAAACTGCCGCAGCAGAAGGAGATTCCGGCGCTCCTCACGTCGATGGAACGCTATACCGGGAAGGTCGGAGTAGTGTTCCAGAGTATCCGCCCCGGGCCGCTCACCGCCGTGGGCGCTCCCTCCTCGAGCGGGCAGGCCCAGAAGCCGGGCGCCGGCGCGGGGCAGGCCGGTAGCGCGGCACAAGGCAGCACCACGGCGCGCCAAGTACCGTACTCGTCGATGCCCGTGGATCTCAGCATTCAAGGTACCTTCGCGCAGACGGTCGAGTACCTAAGAGGTCTGCGGAATTTTCCGCGGCTGGTCATCGTGGACGCGATCGCTCTTACGCCGCAGAAGTTCCCGCAACTCGGGGTCACGATCAGAGCGGAAATCTACACGACCGGAACGCCGTCCGGGCAGGTGGGAGATGCGCATTAA
- a CDS encoding PilN domain-containing protein — MIRINLLPQRRRRRFIPESGVVLVALFVIGALAASYAWETWRNNRVAAETAQINQKLITVRRQVAEVLALEVKIEDLKARETLLKSLEAREVPWAEMLVDLADRTPHDAWLANASVSGSTATGLSLQGSGLSYDAVARFMTALTGSRFYSDVDLQAAQRSVTGGTPVVQFGLSLKMRPLPVPVARATPAAQESSR; from the coding sequence ATGATCCGCATCAATCTTCTGCCGCAGCGGCGCCGGCGGCGCTTCATCCCCGAGTCCGGGGTCGTCCTGGTGGCCCTCTTCGTGATCGGGGCGCTTGCCGCGTCGTACGCCTGGGAGACGTGGCGCAACAATCGGGTCGCCGCCGAGACCGCGCAGATCAATCAAAAACTGATCACCGTGCGCCGTCAGGTCGCCGAGGTGCTCGCGCTGGAGGTCAAGATCGAGGATCTCAAGGCGCGGGAGACGCTTCTCAAGTCGCTCGAGGCGAGAGAGGTCCCCTGGGCCGAGATGCTGGTCGACCTAGCCGACCGTACGCCCCACGATGCGTGGCTCGCCAACGCCTCGGTGAGCGGCAGCACGGCCACAGGGCTGTCGCTGCAGGGGTCGGGTCTTTCGTACGATGCCGTGGCCCGGTTCATGACCGCGCTCACCGGCTCGCGATTCTACAGCGATGTGGATCTGCAGGCCGCCCAGCGGTCGGTGACCGGCGGGACCCCGGTGGTGCAGTTCGGATTGTCGCTCAAGATGCGCCCGCTGCCGGTGCCGGTGGCACGGGCGACGCCGGCCGCACAGGAGTCGTCCCGATGA
- the pilM gene encoding type IV pilus assembly protein PilM, with product MARHGGAVGVDIGSAAIKIVELAGDGSGGNGNGGAARVAASIPTPEGAIEEGRITNVPAVGRALRELVQGAGIRTRRAVAAVNGQVALMREVRMPQLPAEEMRQAARFEVERYLPYPIAEVTFDTVVVGEQADGGATKTDVLVVAARTDVLKQHAGALQAAGLEPAVLEVEPLAVVRAVASRAAADQVTACIHLGSSVTMILVAEGEVPRVIRTVAFGTTQLLEAAASRVGADGETADGLRARIAAGGTGDGVPGLREALDDSLAPLVTEIRRSLEYYGGRYRAAAPARIVVTGGGAGLPGVTTSLTSALDVQVELGDPFADLGGLPQGAASQSAPAYAVAAGLARRGVVES from the coding sequence ATGGCACGACACGGTGGGGCGGTAGGAGTCGATATCGGCAGCGCCGCGATCAAGATCGTCGAGCTCGCCGGCGACGGATCGGGGGGCAACGGCAACGGCGGCGCCGCGCGCGTCGCGGCGTCCATCCCGACGCCGGAGGGGGCGATCGAGGAGGGCCGGATTACGAACGTGCCGGCCGTCGGCCGGGCGCTGCGCGAGCTGGTCCAGGGCGCGGGCATCCGGACCCGACGGGCCGTCGCCGCGGTGAACGGCCAGGTCGCGCTGATGCGGGAGGTGCGCATGCCGCAGCTGCCCGCCGAGGAGATGCGGCAGGCCGCTCGCTTCGAGGTGGAGCGCTACCTGCCGTATCCGATCGCGGAGGTGACGTTCGACACGGTCGTCGTCGGCGAACAAGCCGACGGCGGTGCCACCAAGACGGATGTGCTCGTCGTCGCGGCGCGGACCGACGTGCTGAAGCAGCATGCCGGCGCGCTCCAGGCGGCGGGGCTCGAGCCCGCCGTGTTGGAAGTCGAGCCGCTCGCGGTCGTGCGCGCGGTGGCGAGCCGCGCGGCCGCGGACCAAGTCACGGCCTGCATCCATCTGGGTTCGAGCGTGACGATGATCCTCGTGGCCGAAGGCGAGGTCCCCCGGGTCATCCGGACGGTGGCCTTCGGCACGACGCAGCTGCTGGAAGCCGCGGCGTCGCGGGTCGGAGCCGACGGGGAGACCGCGGATGGGTTGCGGGCCCGGATCGCGGCCGGCGGGACCGGCGACGGGGTGCCCGGGTTGCGGGAGGCGCTGGACGACAGCCTCGCGCCGCTCGTGACGGAGATCCGGCGGTCGCTCGAGTACTACGGCGGCCGCTATCGTGCGGCGGCTCCGGCCCGCATCGTCGTCACCGGCGGGGGAGCCGGGCTGCCGGGTGTTACGACGTCGCTGACGTCCGCGCTGGACGTGCAGGTAGAGCTCGGGGATCCCTTCGCGGATCTCGGCGGGCTGCCGCAAGGCGCGGCGTCGCAGTCCGCTCCAGCCTACGCGGTCGCGGCCGGCTTGGCGCGCCGCGGGGTGGTGGAGTCATGA
- a CDS encoding prepilin-type N-terminal cleavage/methylation domain-containing protein yields the protein MAMYRQTQASRRPADLGMTLIELIIVLAILSMASGAMFSLLFASLKAYWKGDVATQVQQGARISVDRMTRDLRQAGQLLNGVTKTVGLNSVTFNTSCTPPQVSMVLPHLASVTLTPTGTIFATDAETSTMPNPGLVPYAGSYVTYYLASSTNGPTPNTTGPYLVRATYDLVANTIAVTFVASNITGLSLNPGGGCPTTSAKEFTIQVTASQTQTGQNVSSQATVTDDVMLRNSTLTY from the coding sequence ATGGCGATGTACCGGCAGACCCAGGCTTCCAGGCGGCCGGCCGATCTGGGGATGACCCTGATCGAGCTGATCATCGTGCTCGCGATCCTGTCCATGGCGTCGGGCGCGATGTTCTCGCTGCTGTTCGCGAGCCTCAAGGCCTACTGGAAGGGCGACGTGGCGACGCAGGTCCAGCAGGGGGCGCGGATCTCCGTCGACCGCATGACCCGCGATCTCCGGCAGGCGGGCCAGCTGCTCAACGGGGTGACGAAGACGGTCGGCCTCAACTCGGTGACGTTCAACACGTCGTGCACGCCGCCGCAGGTGAGCATGGTGCTGCCGCATCTGGCATCGGTCACGCTGACCCCGACGGGGACGATCTTCGCGACCGACGCGGAGACGAGCACGATGCCGAACCCGGGGCTGGTCCCCTACGCCGGCTCGTACGTCACGTACTACCTTGCTTCGTCGACCAATGGCCCGACGCCCAACACGACCGGGCCGTACCTGGTCCGCGCCACGTATGATCTCGTCGCCAACACGATCGCCGTGACGTTCGTTGCCAGCAACATCACCGGGCTCAGCCTGAATCCGGGGGGCGGGTGTCCCACGACGTCGGCCAAAGAGTTCACGATCCAGGTAACCGCGTCGCAAACGCAGACCGGACAGAACGTCTCGTCGCAGGCCACCGTGACCGACGACGTGATGCTCCGGAATTCCACGCTGACCTACTGA